In Verrucomicrobiota bacterium, the genomic stretch CGTTTTGCTGCATTCTCGGAGCGGTGGCCTTCACGTTCATTCCCGACGCCCCCAAGCAGGTGGCCGGCCCCCCGGCGTCGCTCAAGCATGAGGATGGCAAAGGGCCGAGGAAATAAGTCAACGCGCCAATTTCACTATGGAGACTCCGGCTTCAAATCACACTTACCGCCAAGCCGGTGGGATAGAAAACATCATTAGCCGCGAAAAGGCTCAAAAATCGCAAACAAAGAATGCGGGTTGCAGGTTAAGTTACGGACTTATCAGTAGGCGAAGCAGGGGCACCCTTTGTTTGTTTTCTGGCCGCTTCTTTTTCGTTTGATTCCAACGGAACCTGTCCGGAACCGGCTTTGCGCAACAAGGTTTCCGTGGCAATGGCCAGGGCGCGAAATTCGCCATGGGACAACGTAATCAGACTACCGTTCAGGTGGACCATTTCCAACCCGACATCCATCACCAACCGGTTTACCCGCAATTCTGGTGGCAGGACGGGCGTGGTCTCGGCAATCAATTGGCGCGCGCGTTGCGCCACCTGCCGCGGACTAAATGGTTTGGTGATATATTCAGACGCGCCCAACCCCGTTCCCAGCGTGTGCGCCTCGTTTGAATGGCAGCCCGTGAGCATGAGAATGGGGATATGCGCAGTCGTGTGATGACGCCGCAGGAACTCGCAGACGGCAATGCCATCCAGTTTTGGCATTACCAAATCCAGCAGGATCAGGTCGGGCTCGTGGGTCAATGCCGCCTGGATGGCGGCTTCGCCATCATAAGCCTTCACCACCTCCCAGCCTTCGTTATTGCACACAAAGGCCAGCAGTTCCACCATATCCGATTCATCATCCGCCACTAATACGCGTCGTTTCATTTAGGATGAGCAAAATAGCCAGCAAAAATGTCAGCTCTATGACGATTCGGTAACATTAACGCAAACTGTGTGCAGCCATGCTGACGCTAACCTAAAATTCCCTGCTTTATCCCCTGGCCGGGATGGCGGACATCCCGCCCCTCGTAGAGGTACACCACGTCTTCGGCGATGTTTTTGGCATGATCCGCGATGCGTTCCAGCGTCTTGGAGACGGTCATGAGGTGCAAACAAAGACTGATCATGGCGGGGCGTTCCACCATGAACCCGGCCAGTTCGCGATGCAACTGCCGGTTGAGTTCATCCACTTCTTTGTCGCGCGGAATGATGGCCATCGCCTGCGCCGAACCATGGTTGATGAAGGCCTCCAAAGCGTCACGCAACATGCCGAGTCCAATGTCGCTCATGCGGGGAATATCCACGTACGCTTTCAATGGGGCCGACTGATTCAATTCCACCGCGCGCCGGGCGATGGTAACCGCGCCGTCGCCCACCCGTTCCAGTTCATGGGAAATTTTCATCGTCATGGCGACGAACCGCAGATCGGAGGCCAGAGGCGCCTTGGCCAGCAGGCGAATCGCGTGGTCATCCATTTCGATCTCGAATTGGTCCAGCACATCGTCGTCCCGCTGCACCTGGCCCGCGAGGTCGCTGTCGCGTTCGGTGAGAGAACGCACGGCACGGGTGACTGCCTGCTCGGCGTGGCCGGCCATGGTGAGCAACTTTTGGCGGAGTTCCGTCAGTTCTTGTTCGTAATGTGTAATCATGGGTTGGGGGATAAAATCCAGATCGCAGACGCGCGCCTCAGCCGAATCGTCCGGTGACATAATCTTCGGTCTGTTTTTTCGCCGGGTTGGTGAAGATTTTCTGGGTGACATCGTATTCCACCAGCACCCCCAAGTAGAAAAACGCGGTGTAATCGGAGATACGGGCTGCCTGCTGCATGTTGTGAGTGACAATGACGATGGTGAACTGCTGTTTGAGGTCGAGGATCAGGTCTTCAATCTTGGCCGTGGCGATGGGGTCCAAGGCGGACGCCGGCTCGTCCATCAGGATAATCTCGGGTTTGATGGCAATGGCGCGCGCGATGCAGAGGCGCTGTTGCTGGCCACCGGAGAGGCCCATGGCGCTCGTGTGCAGCCGGTCCTTGACTTCATCCCACAGCGCCGCCGCGCACAGGCTTTCCTCCACGATGGCGTCAATTGTGGCCCTATCACGCGTGCCGTGCAGGCGGAGGGCGTAGGCAATGTTCTCGTAGATGGATTTTGGGAAAGGGTTCGAGCGCTGAAACACCATTCCCACCCGTTTGCGCAATTCGATCACATCCACATCGGGGCCATAAATGTCATGTCCGCCGATCTTGATCTGGCCGGTGATGCGCACGCCGTCAATCAGGTCGTTCATGCGGTTTAAGCAACGAATAAAGGTGGATTTACCGCAGCCGGACGGGCCAATGAGCGCGGTGACCAGCCGCTCTGGAACCGGCATCGAAACATCCTGCAACGCCAGCGTGGCGCCGTAATGGAGCGACAGGCCGGAAACCTCAATCAACGGTGGATGATTTGGTTCGGGCGTGGCCACCGGGAGCCGGGATTCGATGGTGAGATTGGATAGCGAGTTGTCAGCCATATTGTTATTGGACGAGTCGCATTTGGCGGCGCACCTTCGCGCGCACCAGGATGGCGACGACGTTCAAGGTGAATGTGAGCAGCAGCAGCACCAGCACGGTGGCGTACAGGATGGGACGGGTCTTTTCGATGTTGGGCGATTGGGTGGATAGAATGAACACATGATAGCCCAAATCCATGAATTGATCCGACAGAGATTTGGGCAGGCTGGCCATGTAGTAGGCCGCGCCGGTGAAGAGGATGGGCGCGACTTCCCCCGCTGCGCGGCTGATCGCCAAAATACCGCCGGTCAAAATGCCCGGCAAGGCTTGGGGCAGGACGATTTTGATGATGGTTTCCAATTTGGTGGCCCCGAGCGCGAGGCTGGCTTCGCGCAGGCCGGGTGGAATGGCTTTGAGTGACTCCTCCGTGGCCACAATCACCACCGGCAGAGTCATGACCGCCAGGGTCATCGAGGCCCACAGCAGGGCCGGTTTCCCCCAATGCGGTTCCGGGGTGCCATTCGCAAAGATTTTATCCAGGCCGCCGCCGATGAAGCTGATGAAAAAACCCAGGCCGAACAGGCCGAAAACGATCGAAGGCACGCCCGCCAGATTGTTGATCGCGGCACGGATGATCCGGGTATACATGGACATGGCCGACGCGTATTCGGTCAAATACACCGCCGTGATGACGCCAATGGGCATCACGAAGATCGTCATCAATATGACGCGGGCGGACGTGCCAACAATCATGGGCAGCACCCCCGCTTTGTTCACATCGAACATATCCTTTTCCGTGCCGGCGGTGACGAAGCGCCAGGATAAACCCTCCCAGCCATGGTAGAGGATATTACCGAGAATCACCACCAGGATGGCCAGGATGAGGCCCGTGGCCAAGCCGGTCACCCCGGTGAACAGGATGGAGGCGAAATCAAACCGGGCGGCGGTGAATGGGCGTCCATTGGCGGGGTGTGAATTCATGCCTTGCCCTCCAGTCTTCGCTTTAGGCGGTGAATGATGACATCCGCCACGAGGTTCGAGACAAAGGTGATGATAAACAGCAGCGACCCGATGAGGAACAGCATCCGGTAGTGATGCTGGCCGAAGACGGTTTCGGCAAGTTCGGCGGCAATCGTCGCGGTCATCGTGCGGGTGGAATCCAGCAGGCTCCAGGAAACAATGCTGGCATTGCCGCTGGCCATGAGGACAACCATGGTTTCCCCAATGGCCCGGCCAAAGCCCAGCACCACAGCGGCAAATACGCCGGGTATTGCGGCAGGCAGCACAATCTGCGAGGCCGCCTGCCATTTGCTGGATCCCAGCGCCAGTGCCGCCTGAGTGTAGCTGCGCGGCACGCTGGTCAGCGCATCCTCGGCGATGGAAAAGACCACGGGAATAATCGCGAGCCCAAGCGCGATGCCGGCGACCACCGCATTCAGGCGTGATTGGCTGCCGAGAATGGCTTGCATGAACGAGGCCAGGACAATCAGCGCAAAGAAACCCAGCACGACCGAGGGAATGCCCGCCAGTAGTTCGATGGCCGGCTTCAGCCATTCCTTCACCCGGGGCGGGGCTAATTGGGAAACATAAATTGCCGCGCCCAGCGCCAATGGAACAGAAAAAAGCAGGGCAACCAGTGTGGCCTTCAAACTGCCAATGAACAGTGGGATAAGGTTGTATTTACGGATGCCGGATACCGGTTGCCAGATGTACACCGGTTGTTCATAACCAGTCCATTGGTACGGCAATAACAGGTAACGCCAGGAGACGGTATTGACTGCCGCATCTTTGTCCTTGGGCGCCTCCTTGCGATCCTCGACCCGGATGGACATCAGGTCCTTCAGCGTTTCCTTGTCCATCCTGACGTACTGGGCCGCAGTGAGTCCAAGGTACGCTTGCACCTCCGCAGGCGACATTTTTTCCAAATCGCTCACTGGTCGCGCGACTTGGATGGCCGCGCTGTTCATTCTGCCCAATGCCACCGGCAAGGCTTCACGGGCGACGAACAGGAAAATCAGGAAAATCATCACGATGGCGGAAAGCGACACCAGAAAGATGAAACGCTCGGCCAGCCATTCCCCCGGACGGGCACGGTAACTCCGGTGCAGCCCCATCCAGCCGACGGAACGATTACTGGTTGCGTATTTGAGTGGCATGCGGGCGGATTTAAAAGGTGGGGCGTGCAGTCTGTAATTGGTCGCTGTAAACTTTTGCCCGCATGGTTGTCAATTCGAGGTGGTGCCGATGGTTAGCCAGACTATTATTTTTCGCGTAGATTGGCTGGCAACGGAAAATAGCCGATATCTTTGACCAGTTTCTGCCCCTCATCGCTGCGAATCCAGTTCAAATAGGCGGCGACATCGCCTTTGTCGAGCGCGGGGTTCACATAGATATACAGGTAACGCCAAATCGGATATACTTGCTTCATGACGTTCTCTTCTGTGGGCTCGATGCCTGGGCTTTTCGCGTCGTTCTTGATTTTGAAGGTTCTGGCGTCCAGACCGTAGGCTGCGCCGCCGTACCCAATGCCATTCCGATCTTTGGCTACCGCCTGCACCACGGCGGAGGTCCCCGGCATGGTCTGCGCCGTGGCGGCAAAATCCTGGCCATCCAGCACATGCTCTTTGAAGAACTCGTAGGTGCCGGAACTGTTCTCCCGGCTATACACGGTGATCGGGGCATCGTTACCGCCGACCTCTTTCCAGTTCCTGATTTTGCCTGTGAAGATTTTTTTCAACTGCTCGATCGTGAGTTCCTTGAGGGGATTCTCCGGGTTCGCGTACACCGAGAGCCCATCCAGGGCGACCTTGTATTCAATGGGACGCTTACCGAAGGCTTTCAGACACTCCTCGATTTCCTTGGACTTGATTGCCCGCGACGCGTGGGCCAGATCGGTCGTCTGATTTTGCAGCGCGGCCAACCCCGCCCCAGACCCGCCCCCAGTTACCTGGATTTTTACGCCCGGTTTTTTCGCCATGTACGCCTCCGCCCATTTTTGGGCGAGAATGACCAGCGTATCCGAACCGATGGCGGTTATCGTGCCAGCCTGAAGCGGCACCGTCAGCGCGATTGCGACTGTCAGTGCCACAATGGCTTTGGTAAATAATTTCATGGTTCTCTCCCAGTATGCACCAGGTGAGGCGGACGGTCAGAAACTCCAGACCAGATCGCATTGCAGCCGATACTGTTTTTCGCGGCCCGCAATCTGGCTGCCCGAGTTGATACCCAACGCCGGAGTACCGGCGTTCGGTGCGTCGGCCAGCGCGGTGGATTTTATATTCTGCGTCACGAAGTAGGCGACATTAAACATGAGCGGATTGGCGACCTTGTACGAGGCCTTGATGGTGTGGCCGCGCACATTGCTGCCGCCTTTGCCGCGCACGCCGAAATCCGATTCATTCCATCCGCTCCAAACCGAATTCAGCTCAATGTTCTCAAAATTATAGGAAACTTGCCAGTTACCCTTCTTCTTCGCCGAACCCATGGTGACGCCTACATTATAGGCGTCGCCGTCTTCTGGCGCAGACAGGTTCTTGACGTACTCGACCATGGGAGTGATCGGGAACGGACCGTCAAACAAAACAAAACTGTCCAACATGTAGGTGGCTTCCAGCCGGCCGACCACCTGGTTGAAATAGGGATAATAAAACTGGCGGTTGGCCGGGGTATAGGTGTTAAGCGACTGGTTGCCGTTGTTGTTGTTGGCGGCAACCCCGTTTTCCTGCTGGTGCGACCAGTTGATGAAACTACCCGCCAGCCGGGTCTGGAGCTTGGGATCCCATTTGGCGGTCCAATCCAACTGGTTCACATACGTATAAACGTCATTATTATGCGGCGAGCCGACCGCGGTGTAACCGGTGGGATTGTAGTTTTCCGAGATCACATATTGGCCGCTAGCCCACGACACCCTGTGCTTCTTACCCAGATCGAAGGTCAGCTTTTCCTGCGCGCCTTCCGGGGTATAATCATGGTCAAAAATCATGGTGGTCATCCAGAACTGGTTGTTCATTTTGCCAACTTCCGCAGTCGCCCAATCCCAGGGAGTCCAGCGCGCATACGCCAAGTCCACGTTCACGGCCTTCTTGGAACCGTTATTCCCCAAGGTGGTGTTGGTGGAAAGCGGGTCCGCATCCCCCCCGGCGCCATTGCCCGAGGCCAGGCGCATACCCACTTCAAACTGGTCGCTCATGATGGCCGTGAACCCCAAGCGCAGGCGATAACGCAGGCGATGTTCATCCTTGACGTACGGACCGGTGGCATTGGCCGTGGTCACCGGCACGGTGGGTCCTGTGAGCGGCAAATCCCGATTGGATTTATCCTGCCAGATGCCTTCATAACGCCCGCGAAAGTCACCGTTGATTTTCATCGAAGAAACCCATTCCGGCATCCCGCTTTTCACTTGGTACGACTTGGTGAAATTCTTATCCGTCTCATCTTTCAGTTGGTTGGCCTCGCGCACGGTGAGGTATCCTTTGTCCACCAACTTGTCAATCAACGCATCCGTGGATTGCGCGTGCGTTGCCGGCGTGAGCGCGCCAGCAGAGACGGCGGTGGCCGCCACGGTCATCCAAGTCAATTTGCTATTGGTCCAATGTTGTTTCATAAACTGTTCTATGTCTTGTTTCGTGCCAGGGAGAAAATGCGGGGCGAATGTTACAAACCAAGGTCTGATTTGTTACTTTCTTGTGACAGGTTTCACCAAAAAGCTAAACCCTGAGCGTAAAACAGCCCTCCAGTGGATTGAAAAATCACCGGCGTTTCGCCAGTTTTCCGGTGGAATGGCCGACCGCAGGCTGAACGACAGAAAGCCAGCTACGCGACCGCAAACGTTCGCGGTTGCTCGACAAGCTGTAGCAGTGCCGCAAAGACAGTTCCGACTTGCAGATGTGCCAGCCCGGCTGGTTCTCGCAGTATCCGCACCTGCTTGCTGCGTGGACGCCAGACCGTTTCATTGGTATGCCCCCAGAGCACCAGCCCAGACAACCCCACTGCCGCCGCGAGATGCGAAATGCCGGAATCATGACCCACAAACGCCGTGCAGCCGCTTAAACGCTCCGCCAATTGAGGCAGGGGCAAATGGCGCGCCACACAGAGGCGATCCGGCGGCCACGATACCGCCAGTCGCTCCAACCGCTGCCCTTCCGCTTCACCCCCAACCAGCAGAATTTTCCACGCAGTTTCCTCCAATACCCGATGTAACAGGGTGGCCCATTGGGTTTCCGGCCAATTCTTGGTTTCGCTGCCGCTCCCCGGATGACAGGCCAACCAACGCCCTCGATATGGCGCCGCCCATTCCGGGTTGATGCGTAAATGCGGTTCGGCGTCGGCATTGAACACAGCCAGTTGTTCCAACGGCTTTAACAACACTTCCGTGGCATGCTGATGGCCGGTGTCGTCCGGCCGATGAGGTCCCTGAATATAACGCGTCTGCCCGCAACGCTCCACGTTCTCCCGAAACACCCCGGCCGGATCATACAAATAGGAGAGGATTAAATCGAAGCCTGCGAAATAACAGACCAAGTCCAGATCCAATTGGGCGTCCCGGGTAAAAAATCGTGCCAGCCCCCGTGAGTCAATGGAACGCACCGCCTGGGCCAAGCCGCCAGCCTGGGCTAGCATCGCAATATGCGGATAGCCAAGCACTTCAATATGCGCATCCGGATATTTTCTGCGCAAGGCCGACAGCACCGGCAGCGTGAGGATGAAATCCCCGATCGCCCCACCCCGAATCACGAGAATTTTACCTTTGGGCTTCATGCACGCTTCATTGCCGCCATCCCGAGACCTCCATTTTCGTCGCGGTCGAACGGGCATTTCAAACTGACAACGCGCGGTACGGGGGTACCCAGTACCAGAACCAGCCTGACAGGTCCGCAGGCACGGAAGGTCGCTCTGTTTACTTGGAGTCCGTGCTCTTGAGCATGGCAATGAACTGCTTCATCGCCGGCGAAAGCACCTTGTGCTTCTTATAGATGGCGGAGAGGGGCCGGAAGAATTCGCCATCCTCAAAGCGGGCCTCGGCGAGCGTCTGCTTGCTGACTTCCTGGACAATGGTGGCATGGGGAACAATTGCAATACCCGCGTCAATCTCCACCGCGCGCTTGACGGTCTCGATGTTGTCAAACTCCATGACGACATTCACATCCACGTCGTGCTCGCGCATGATCCGATCCACCGCGCGGCGCGTCGGGATGTCCGGTTCAAAGGCAATGAATTTCTGTCCGGATAAATCCTTTAGGCGCAAAGATTTATGGCGGGCCAGCGGATGATGCGGATGGCAGATCAGCACCAGGTTATCCCGGCGCAACGGCACGATCTCCAATTTGCTGTCCTTGGTGGCATAGGCCACCAAACCCAGATCCACGACGTTGCTGATAACGTCCTCATACACCTGGTTGGAACGCCGGTATTCCACATGGACGTTCACCGTGGGATACGCCTTCAGGAACTTCTTCAGGTACGGCGGCAGATCGTGCAGGCCAATACTGTAAATGGTGGCCACCCGGATGGTGCCGGAAATAATGTCCTTGATCTCCTGGAGCTTGCTGAAGAGGGCGTCATAAGTCTGGATGATCTGCTTGGCATATTCATAGAGCACCTCGCCCTCGCGCGTAAGGCGGAAGCGCTTCTTGCTGCGTTCGATCAGGAGCGAGTTAAACAACCGCTCCAGCGTGCTAATCTGCTGGCTGACCGCAGATTGCGTAATTTCACTCACCTGGGCGGCTTTGGTAAAGCTTTCGGTTTCGGCCAGGTCACAAAAAATTTTCAAGCTTTCGATTTGCATGAGGAGAGTAAATGCACAATCCAAGATAAAGTCAACTAATGTTCTAAAAAAATTAACGGAATCTTATCATCGCATTGTCCGTTCACTTTTTTTGATATTTTTCACCGGCACAAGCGGCACCCGCAAATTCTGCTGGACCGGGAACATGCGATCTGATATCAAGCATAGCAAGTTACGGATGAATATTTCGGCACAACTATGAAAAAAATTCTCTTCACCGCCCAGATCGGCATGGCCTGTCTCAGTCTAATCTCCGCGCACGCCCAGTTTGGTGCGGGTGGCGGCAATCCGGGTATGGGCGCGCCGCAAGGCCCCAAGTTTGACGGTACCATGGCCCAATTCTTCGGTGAGCACACCGCCTTTTCGGCCAGCCTGCAAATGGAAATCAAGGCGGCCGATAAAGCGGAGCCGCTCCGCATGCCCGGCAAACTCGATTTTGACCAGGGCAAGACCCGCTGGGAAATGGACATGGCTGAAATGAAAACCGCGCAGGTGACGCCGGAGACCGCCGCCATGCTGAAGAACATGGGCTTGAGCAGAATATCGCTGATCACACTTCCGGGCAAAAAGACCACGCTCATGGTTTATCCCGACAAAAAGGCGTACGTCGAGATGCCCATGGAATCCGGCAAATCCCAGGCCGCCGCCAAACCCGAGGATTACAAGACCGAAACCACCGAACTGGGCAAGGACACCGTGGACGGGCATCCGTGCGTCAAAAATAAAATGGTGGTTACCGACAAGGAGGGAAAAAAACAGGAGGCCACGGTTTGGAACGCCACCGATTTAAAAAAATTCCCGGTCAAAATTCAGTATGCCGAGGAGCAGGGAAATGCCATCACCATGTCCTTTAAAAACGTGAATGCCGCCAAGCCCGCCGCCAACCGCTTCGACGCGCCCATCGGCTTTACCAAATACAACAGCATCATGGAACTGATGATGAGCAGCATGGGCGGCATGCTGCCCGGTCAATAATTTTTTGTCGGTATCAACTCGGGATTCTAACTCGATACTAAAACAAGGCGTCGGTTTGATGCTGCCCATGGGTTTTGATCCAACAGCTACTTGTAGTATAGCTCCTTGTGCCACTTTTTCCTTCATTTTTTTATTGTCGGCAGGTCTGGACCTTCTAACATCCCTGCGCAAAGCTGAAGGTTGAATAAATAAGCATGTCAACGGTATCATCAAATTCAGGCAAGTTGAAAATGGTCGTTTGCGGACGGTGCAACGGTCGCGTGTTTGTGCGCGGCGATCTGGCACCACTGCACTCCATTCCCTGCACCAAGTGCGGCCATCCGATCATTGTCCCGGTGATGCTGCGGCAGTTTGAATTGCGCAGCATCATCGGCACCGGCGGCATGGGCACGGTGTATCGGGCGTTTGACACCACGCTCGAGCGTGAAGTGGCGGTGAAGATGATGAAGAAGGATTTGGTGCAGGACGAGCAATCCACCCGCGCGTTCTTTCGCGAAGCCCGCGCGCTTGCCGCCCTTAACCATACCAATATCATCCATGTGTACACCTTCGAGAAGTACGACAACCAGTTGTACTTGGTGATGGAGTTGGCGGATCGCCCCAGCATGGATTACCGCATCGAACACGAGTCGCACCTGCCGGAATTGCATGTGCTGGACATCGGTGTCAAGATCGCTTCCGCGCTGGACTTGGCACTCAAACATGGCTTTCTGCACCGGGATATCAAGCCCGGCAACATCCTGTTCAATGTGGATGGCGAGCCCAAACTGGTGGACTTTGGTTTGGCGGGCTCCGCCGCCGACGGGCTCGGCGACGAACATTCCATCATGGGTACGCCGTATTATGTCGCGCCCGAGAAAATCAAGCGCGAGGCCGAAACCTTCCTCTCCGACATGTATAGCCTGGCCGCCACCATGTACCAAGGGTTGACCGGACACGTGCCGTTCGAGGCACCCACGGTGGATGAGGTGGTGCTGGCGCATGTCAATACGCCACTGGTACCCCCCAACCAGGTGTTGTTTGAAGTCACCAAAGCCACGTCCGATGGCATTGTTCGTGCCATGTCCAAAGACCCGGCGGAACGCTTCCAGAGCTATGATGAGTTTATCATGGAATTCACCGCCGCCCGCAGCAAGCTCCTGATCCAACGGTATCGCGGATCGGACGAGGCCCCGCCCGAACAATAATAAAGGGGCATGTTTATCTTTGGCCTGACGATTTTTTCCGGCGCATTTCTGCTGTTTTTAGTGCAGCCGCTCATGGCCAAATTCATTTTGCCATGGTTTGGCGGCAGTCCGGCGGTCTGGACCACCTGCCTGCTATTCTTCCAAGTGTTGCTGCTGGGTGGGTACGCGTATGCTCACTGGATCATCAGCCGGTTGTCGCCGCACCGTCAGGTCGTGGTCCACTTAACCTTGCTGGGCGTAGCGCTGTTGTTGTTACCAATCGCTCCCGCTGATGCTTGGAAACCCCTGGATGGCTCTTCGCCTGCCTGGCGGATTCTTTTATTGCTTACCGCCTGTCTCGGGTTGCCATACTTGGTGCTTTCCGCCACCGGCCCGCTGATGCAGGCCTGGTTTTCTCGGGCGCATCCCGGCGTTTCACCCTATCGGCTGTACGCGCTTTCCAACGTAGGTTCGTTGCTGGCCCTGATTGGTTATCCGTTGCTCTTGGAGCCCAATTTACCA encodes the following:
- a CDS encoding putative porin, with translation MKQHWTNSKLTWMTVAATAVSAGALTPATHAQSTDALIDKLVDKGYLTVREANQLKDETDKNFTKSYQVKSGMPEWVSSMKINGDFRGRYEGIWQDKSNRDLPLTGPTVPVTTANATGPYVKDEHRLRYRLRLGFTAIMSDQFEVGMRLASGNGAGGDADPLSTNTTLGNNGSKKAVNVDLAYARWTPWDWATAEVGKMNNQFWMTTMIFDHDYTPEGAQEKLTFDLGKKHRVSWASGQYVISENYNPTGYTAVGSPHNNDVYTYVNQLDWTAKWDPKLQTRLAGSFINWSHQQENGVAANNNNGNQSLNTYTPANRQFYYPYFNQVVGRLEATYMLDSFVLFDGPFPITPMVEYVKNLSAPEDGDAYNVGVTMGSAKKKGNWQVSYNFENIELNSVWSGWNESDFGVRGKGGSNVRGHTIKASYKVANPLMFNVAYFVTQNIKSTALADAPNAGTPALGINSGSQIAGREKQYRLQCDLVWSF
- a CDS encoding DUF4412 domain-containing protein; protein product: MKKILFTAQIGMACLSLISAHAQFGAGGGNPGMGAPQGPKFDGTMAQFFGEHTAFSASLQMEIKAADKAEPLRMPGKLDFDQGKTRWEMDMAEMKTAQVTPETAAMLKNMGLSRISLITLPGKKTTLMVYPDKKAYVEMPMESGKSQAAAKPEDYKTETTELGKDTVDGHPCVKNKMVVTDKEGKKQEATVWNATDLKKFPVKIQYAEEQGNAITMSFKNVNAAKPAANRFDAPIGFTKYNSIMELMMSSMGGMLPGQ
- a CDS encoding phosphate ABC transporter substrate-binding protein: MKLFTKAIVALTVAIALTVPLQAGTITAIGSDTLVILAQKWAEAYMAKKPGVKIQVTGGGSGAGLAALQNQTTDLAHASRAIKSKEIEECLKAFGKRPIEYKVALDGLSVYANPENPLKELTIEQLKKIFTGKIRNWKEVGGNDAPITVYSRENSSGTYEFFKEHVLDGQDFAATAQTMPGTSAVVQAVAKDRNGIGYGGAAYGLDARTFKIKNDAKSPGIEPTEENVMKQVYPIWRYLYIYVNPALDKGDVAAYLNWIRSDEGQKLVKDIGYFPLPANLREK
- the pstA gene encoding phosphate ABC transporter permease PstA; this translates as MNSHPANGRPFTAARFDFASILFTGVTGLATGLILAILVVILGNILYHGWEGLSWRFVTAGTEKDMFDVNKAGVLPMIVGTSARVILMTIFVMPIGVITAVYLTEYASAMSMYTRIIRAAINNLAGVPSIVFGLFGLGFFISFIGGGLDKIFANGTPEPHWGKPALLWASMTLAVMTLPVVIVATEESLKAIPPGLREASLALGATKLETIIKIVLPQALPGILTGGILAISRAAGEVAPILFTGAAYYMASLPKSLSDQFMDLGYHVFILSTQSPNIEKTRPILYATVLVLLLLTFTLNVVAILVRAKVRRQMRLVQ
- the phoU gene encoding phosphate signaling complex protein PhoU, with protein sequence MSPDDSAEARVCDLDFIPQPMITHYEQELTELRQKLLTMAGHAEQAVTRAVRSLTERDSDLAGQVQRDDDVLDQFEIEMDDHAIRLLAKAPLASDLRFVAMTMKISHELERVGDGAVTIARRAVELNQSAPLKAYVDIPRMSDIGLGMLRDALEAFINHGSAQAMAIIPRDKEVDELNRQLHRELAGFMVERPAMISLCLHLMTVSKTLERIADHAKNIAEDVVYLYEGRDVRHPGQGIKQGILG
- a CDS encoding response regulator transcription factor yields the protein MKRRVLVADDESDMVELLAFVCNNEGWEVVKAYDGEAAIQAALTHEPDLILLDLVMPKLDGIAVCEFLRRHHTTAHIPILMLTGCHSNEAHTLGTGLGASEYITKPFSPRQVAQRARQLIAETTPVLPPELRVNRLVMDVGLEMVHLNGSLITLSHGEFRALAIATETLLRKAGSGQVPLESNEKEAARKQTKGAPASPTDKSVT
- a CDS encoding LysR family transcriptional regulator is translated as MKIFCDLAETESFTKAAQVSEITQSAVSQQISTLERLFNSLLIERSKKRFRLTREGEVLYEYAKQIIQTYDALFSKLQEIKDIISGTIRVATIYSIGLHDLPPYLKKFLKAYPTVNVHVEYRRSNQVYEDVISNVVDLGLVAYATKDSKLEIVPLRRDNLVLICHPHHPLARHKSLRLKDLSGQKFIAFEPDIPTRRAVDRIMREHDVDVNVVMEFDNIETVKRAVEIDAGIAIVPHATIVQEVSKQTLAEARFEDGEFFRPLSAIYKKHKVLSPAMKQFIAMLKSTDSK
- a CDS encoding glycosyltransferase family 9 protein; protein product: MKPKGKILVIRGGAIGDFILTLPVLSALRRKYPDAHIEVLGYPHIAMLAQAGGLAQAVRSIDSRGLARFFTRDAQLDLDLVCYFAGFDLILSYLYDPAGVFRENVERCGQTRYIQGPHRPDDTGHQHATEVLLKPLEQLAVFNADAEPHLRINPEWAAPYRGRWLACHPGSGSETKNWPETQWATLLHRVLEETAWKILLVGGEAEGQRLERLAVSWPPDRLCVARHLPLPQLAERLSGCTAFVGHDSGISHLAAAVGLSGLVLWGHTNETVWRPRSKQVRILREPAGLAHLQVGTVFAALLQLVEQPRTFAVA
- the pstB gene encoding phosphate ABC transporter ATP-binding protein PstB, whose product is MADNSLSNLTIESRLPVATPEPNHPPLIEVSGLSLHYGATLALQDVSMPVPERLVTALIGPSGCGKSTFIRCLNRMNDLIDGVRITGQIKIGGHDIYGPDVDVIELRKRVGMVFQRSNPFPKSIYENIAYALRLHGTRDRATIDAIVEESLCAAALWDEVKDRLHTSAMGLSGGQQQRLCIARAIAIKPEIILMDEPASALDPIATAKIEDLILDLKQQFTIVIVTHNMQQAARISDYTAFFYLGVLVEYDVTQKIFTNPAKKQTEDYVTGRFG
- the pstC gene encoding phosphate ABC transporter permease subunit PstC, translating into MPLKYATSNRSVGWMGLHRSYRARPGEWLAERFIFLVSLSAIVMIFLIFLFVAREALPVALGRMNSAAIQVARPVSDLEKMSPAEVQAYLGLTAAQYVRMDKETLKDLMSIRVEDRKEAPKDKDAAVNTVSWRYLLLPYQWTGYEQPVYIWQPVSGIRKYNLIPLFIGSLKATLVALLFSVPLALGAAIYVSQLAPPRVKEWLKPAIELLAGIPSVVLGFFALIVLASFMQAILGSQSRLNAVVAGIALGLAIIPVVFSIAEDALTSVPRSYTQAALALGSSKWQAASQIVLPAAIPGVFAAVVLGFGRAIGETMVVLMASGNASIVSWSLLDSTRTMTATIAAELAETVFGQHHYRMLFLIGSLLFIITFVSNLVADVIIHRLKRRLEGKA